From a single Pseudophryne corroboree isolate aPseCor3 chromosome 6, aPseCor3.hap2, whole genome shotgun sequence genomic region:
- the LOC134934259 gene encoding zinc finger protein 664-like, with product MSHTGEKPHLCSECDKSFTWKSGLLIHQRIHTGEKPFTCSECSKCFSQKSSLVVHQRSHTGEKLFKCSECSLCFTEKQHLVRHLRIHTGEKPFTCSECSKYFSRKSQLVTHQRTHTGEKPFKCSECSMHFTENQDLVKHQRIHTGEKPFKCS from the coding sequence atgagtcacacaggagagaaaccacatctgtgctctgagtgtgacaaaagCTTTACATGGAAATCAGGGCTTCTCATACATCagcggattcacacaggagagaaaccatttacatgttctgaatgtagcaaatgtttttcccagaagtcatcTCTGGTTGTACATcaaaggagtcacacaggagagaaactatttaaatgctctgaatgcagccTGTGTTTTACTGAGAAACAACATCTTGTAAGACAcctgaggattcacacaggagagaaaccctttacatgttctgaatgcagcaaatatTTTTCCCGTAAGTCACAATTAGTTACACATCAgaggactcacacaggagagaaaccatttaaatgctctgagtGCAGCATGCATTTTACTGAGAAtcaagatcttgttaaacatcagagaattcacacaggagagaaaccatttaaatgctcttaa